acataGTGTATATAATATGATGTATTATTTATGACCAAACTTAGTGAgttttgtgtttgcatgtgaatTTGACAGTGTCAGTGAGGGGCACAATTAAGAAACTACTGAGTTGCCTGCTCCATGGTAAGGAGGGAAGGTTTCGATGGTAGGTAAGAGAACATcaagaggcatctggaagaatccAGAGCAGTGCAAAAAGGAAAGAGACCAGACATAGCTAAGGCTAGGAAAGCAGGGCATGGACCAGGAAGATGAGTAGCTGAGGGTAGGGAAACTGTGATCTGGTGAGGCCTAGGAGTTTAGGATAGATGTGGAAGTGAGGAAGGCCAGGAGCCAGGTGCTTCAAAGTGTTTAACAAATCTCTGACTCTGGACTGAAATAGCTTTAAGGCCAGCAGGGACTGTGGTATGCAATCATAGGAATCTGTCACTGTGGAGCCATTTGACCCTCCaggcaaaggcaaagaaaatgagtTCTTTTAGCTGGCAAGCCAGTTTCACTAGTTCCTGAAGAATGTTGACTTTTATCTAACTACCAGAAATCTTGAGTTCAGTTTGAACTTAATTTAGGCACAATTTTGGACCAAAGCAGTGGCCCTGCCTTTTGGGGGAGAAAGGGGGCATTTAAAGAATTTCAAAAAAGTATCTGAAGCAAAAAAGTAGAAAGGTGGAGCTAAAGAGTATGAGAaagtcaaaagaaataaaaggacttTAAAGGAACCACAGTAACGAACACTGGACAGAAAAGAAATGCAAGAGGAGATatagacaagagacagagacagacagagagagagagaacaaaaaagaaagaaattccaccaccaccaacaaaaagccCTGCAAACCAAAGCATAAAAAGAATCagacaaataaatatacagaatgAGAGAGGAGCAGCAGCTGCTGGAATTCCAAGGTGATAGGGCAGCCGCCTCCAAAAGAGGAAAGCTGAAAAAGCCAAGAGCCTCAGGATACCACCGGTGCTCCAGTTACCTGTCCTGCCACCCTTCAGGGCAGCCCTGATGGGCGGGAGGATTATCCCCTCAGGCTCCTAGGAGCATTGCCTAGGCTGGTGCCTTCAAGGCgggttttaaacagaggtagcaGCAACGTGTCCAATAAGGGCATGCGGAGCCCTGGACCCCACAACAGAACACCTGGATAGGCGAGCTTCTAGGTGGGCTCCAGGCCTGAGCAGAGGGGGAGGGCACGGAGCGGACAGGGGAAACAGAGTAGCCGATCCCTGATCAAGCAGAGCGCGCTGGGAGGACATCcactgcaggcagcaggaactgGGCTATAGGAGCCCCGTGCATATTCAGAAACCAGTTCGGAGAAGCCCGGAGGTGGGTACCAGGGAGCAGCCTGAGTAGTAGGCTAGAGCTGTGAGCCTCAGCCGGGATGCTCAGCACACCGAGGTGAAGGGCAAGGTGGAGCAAGGAGAGGAGCTTTGTCCCGCTTCTCCACTCTGCTTCCAAACGGGTTTGCTAGGGCCAGATGGGGCGCGGGGTGGGGGGGCCGCGGGGCGCGGGGGGCGCGGGGCGCGCGAGCGGTTGAGTTTAAGAGTCGCCGGTTCTGGCATTTCGGAGGTCCATATCCTGTTCCATATCCACTGCCCAACTGAAGCTCTCCAGCCCTTCACAACAGAACCAGGGAacccaggagagcacagcacatCAACAGGCACCCAGCCAGGTGTCCAGCATTGCCGCAGGCTCCTGTGGGAGAAGGTGGGGGCCGGTTAGAAAACAGATCCCTGGAGTGGAGGCATctaaaggggggggggatgagtAAGTTAACCCTTTATCTCTTTAGCTAACTGTCTTTTCCCTTTCCCCGAACACAGCTATGGACCCAGGCACCAGCACCCAGTATTTCTGGACCACTGAGGCCCAAGGGGAACCCGCAGATGCAGCTGCTGGACATGAGTTCTGTGACAAGTTCGCCAAGACCGAGACTGCAAATTTGACCAAGAAAACACCTGCGCAGAGGAGGCAGCGGAGCAGATCTTCATCCCTGCGCCAAAGGAACATCGTGGGCCGCAGAATCTCTCACAAGTGGAAGGAAGGGGATGGGCCTATCACCCATTGGAGAGGAACGGTTCTCGATCAGGTTCCTATAAATCCCCCTCTCTATCTGGTGAAATATGATGGAATAGACTGCGTCTATGGATTGGAACTTTACCAAGATGAAAGAGTGTTGTCCCTTAAAGTGCTCTCTGATAGAGTAAAACCATCCCCAGTCCCTGATCCTAACCTTGCTGATTCCATAATTGGCAAAGCGGTGGAGCACATATTTGAGGGTGAGCATGGCTCAAAAGATAAATATAGGGGGATGGTTTTGGCCCAAGCTCCTATACTTAATGCCTGGTTTTACATTACCTATGCAAATGATCCCATCTTATACATGTACGAGCTTCTGGATGATTATAAAGAGGGCAACCTTCTTATCCTGCCAGAGTACAATGAGATTCCTCGACCAGATTTAAACCTGATATTTAAGGATGGTCTGATAGGCAAGATTGTGGAATATACCCAAGACGACGGTTCCAAAAGGACCGGCAAGGTGATTGGCAAGGTAGAAGCCAAACCATCGGTGTACTTGATGAAATTTAACGATGATTTTCATATCCATGTCTATGACTTAGTGAAAAATGTCTAATTGGCAACGTTATGCCACTACTATGGAAATAAAGTTGTCATTTCTAGACGTTCAGTGGCTGTTGCTTATAAGTGTGTTGGGAGCTCACCGTCGGCATAAGTTTGTCCTGATAAATACACATTTCTATGGATTATAGCATGTTGTCTGTAAGCACTTTGCCTTGTGAAAAACACTGGGTGTGTTTGCTgggtggagcagggaaggagggaacagCTGTCAATTCAGCCTGTGAGAGAAGAGAGCTAGTACCATCTAAAAATGTAATGGGACTGAGCAGGTctggttggggtgggggaaggaactGGAGTTGGGCTGTGGAGGAGGGGACTGCCTAGGGAGAAGTGAGGGGAGCCAAAGTGAGAGAGAGGATCCCTGCGGGTGGGACAGAGGGAAACAAGAAATATGGATTGGGAAGGGCAAGAGGGGTAACAGAGTGAAGCCTTCTggcaccttctggctttcagaaaaCGGTAGGAACTCCTGTAGGAGAATACACACAACAGTGTGAAGAGGGACACAGGATGGGTAGGAAAGGTCTGCTGGGCAGGGAGGTCCCTGAGGAGAGCCTCTGGTACTTCAGAGGTCAGGGAGACCCACACATAGGCCATAGGCTTAACTGGAAAAAGCATTACAAGAATGGCCTGATCCATCTACCTTCTACTGTCTGACTCTTCATAGTGGCAATGATCAGCTGTCAAACAAAGCACCCGTGTTAGAGGGTCACTGAATGGCCTTTCTAAGGGCCTAACGGGAGAATGGAAGCCAATGTCAAAATTGTATCTACATATCAAGCTTGTCTGTTTACAGAGAGTCTGACAAAGTCTGAAGCCTAAGCAACTAACAAGAGTTCATGGCTAACTCAGGGCAAAGGGAAAGTactttctttgggaaaatggaTCCTTGGTGAATCCAGAAATAGCAGTCCTTACACTGTCCTTCTGCTTGCTGGAATCGTCCTTGTTTCCTAGGGGGATGGGGCTGTGCCTCATGTCTCTATGGTATAGAGAGAACCTGGCTGTCCATGCTCTGTCACAACTGCCTGGCTCCATTCAGTTCCCATGAAAAGAGAAACTACCCTTCCTTAGGCATCTTATTCTGTTTAGACTCCCTGAAAAGCCTGTAGCAACTGACACCATCTAGGTACGTCCTACCCAAACCAGATTCCCCTTTCTTTTTATACTCACAACTACCCCTGATGGAGATGTGTGCACCTCTCTTTTGCAAGAGGGTGGTATGACCTGGGGATGGGGGTAGGGCTGGGGATTGTGGCTTTGCCTAACTAACTCCTTTTGCAGGAAACTGCCCTTTTAAAGGGCTGGGCTCTgtgagaagagaaactgggaatgCCAGGAAAGTGTCTCACAACTGTGGAGTTCAGGACATGGGTCTCtgtcctcctcttctgctctctgttGTCATTCCCCAACCTTCCAAAGTCCCTCTGAGAACACTCCTTCACCTGTTGCCTCCCAAGAGAACTGTGTTTCTCGTTCGTGCTGTGGGGGTCTTCCTAAAGACACACTTGGAGCAAGCAAGGATTTGccagacactgaaagaaagtGCTAAACCTCATTGATGCTCACCACCGAGAAAGCCTTGACTCTATAGATTGATTGACTCCAGAATGACACATGACAAGCACACCTCACAAGGACAGCCTTAGTTGTCTTTCCTAcgtcatgtggtttttttctcagACAACACCAGCAGTTTCTCTGGGGAGCACTTCTCCCAGCTTccatgttttgttgtttggttgtggttctgctgtgttctgcatCCGGTTAGACTTGTGGTAAGTTCATATCACATAAACACCCTGGGATAGGACCCATCTCccaacagggatacaaggaatggTAGGTTGACCTCATTTTCATCTTGGAAAGGTTTTAGTTGGCCACGCCTCGGTAAAATCTAAGTCCATGCCCTGGAAGAAGTTTCATTTGCAGCTTTATGTTTTGAAGCATAATTACTTGTCTGATTTCATATGCTCAGTCCCATagattgtttatttctttgtttaatctTCATCTCATAAACACTTTGGGTAGGCTGTAACAGGCACTGTATGGGACACAGAGATGAGGTGAGTGGGTACAGCAGATGAACGGATTTTAGCCTCATGGATATTCCTTTGTAATGTGTCAGATGTGTAGTTAGCCATGTAGTTCATAAATCTAtgagaaatattttcatattgatAAGTGATAAGAAAGGACATACCTACAGCGGTTTtgggaaaatgaaattcaaagataacactcCATACAGAGAAACAGAGTGGCCAGGAAAGGTTTCCTGGATCCTCTATGTTTGGAATGAAAACATAAGGCAGTGAGAGTGTGGCTCTTTGGCAGCAGTAAAGGAGAAAGTGCATTCCAGTAGAGTGATGAGAGATGCTGAAGCTCAGAGAAGACCTGGCACATTTGAGAAGAAGCAGCTGGGATGGCTGCATGATGATGGGGGCTGATGGAGGGAGGTAGAGAACTGTGGGAAGTGATCTCAGAGAAGTCACAAGGGTGACAGAGAGACAAAAGTTCTGCAGATTACAACCTTACAGTGGAATTCTGCTTTTCCCTTGACTGAGACTGGGAGATAGTTGGGCATGTAAAACAGAACTACAGCATGATTTGTGTTACATTTTAACAGGCACCCTCTGGCAACTCCAGATAACCTTCTTTAAGTTACTGAAATCAGGAGCacaaaaaagcaaatatttgtaGTAtgagctgcggtgggctgcgttcctgcacagctccacatggctagctttacccgaaataattacatggaaactgtattcctttgaacactgcctggcccattagtttcagcctcttattggctaactctcacatttcgattaacccatttttaataatctgtgtagccccacgaggtgtggcttaccaggaaagatgttAACCTGCATCTATGTTGGGTGGgggaatcatggcaactgactgactcggcttctttctcccagcattcagttctgtctactctgcctacctaattttctgtcctattaaagggccaaggcagtttctttatttaaccaatgaaattaacacgaaacagaagactctcccccatcaaataTTTcaatgtgaatgtgtgcatagaTGAGAATACATTTTACACCTAAGAATCATGCCATAGTATACCTCAGATATCCTTGGAGATAATAATTACTCAACGACGATTCTTTTTAACAGTGTCTAGGAATCTTGGCCCACTCAGTGAGGTCTTTGTGTCAAATACAATCCTGTGTGTACTAGAGATGagacatttattaatatttagatGCTTACTTACCCAGAGGAGCATTCTAGGCTGACAATGTACCTGAGGAGGAATGAAAGGCTGAGCAAAAGTAATGTAAATTCTCTGAAGTAATAAGCCCTTTTGGAATACACTGCTAAGCTTAGTGTCTAAAGCCCATGAGAAAAGTAAAGATCCTATCTTTAGTGTATGAATTCATTGTCCTGCATAAGCACctagggaatgacactattagtaggtgtggctttgttggagtaggtgtgaccttgttggaggaagtatgtcattgtttgggtgggctttgaagtctgcTATATGGCCAAGCCACACCCAGTATCTCAGTCTACTTCCTATTGCTTTTTGATAAAGATggagccagcaccatgtct
The sequence above is a segment of the Chionomys nivalis chromosome X, mChiNiv1.1, whole genome shotgun sequence genome. Coding sequences within it:
- the LOC130867528 gene encoding spindlin-2-like; this translates as MDPGTSTQYFWTTEAQGEPADAAAGHEFCDKFAKTETANLTKKTPAQRRQRSRSSSLRQRNIVGRRISHKWKEGDGPITHWRGTVLDQVPINPPLYLVKYDGIDCVYGLELYQDERVLSLKVLSDRVKPSPVPDPNLADSIIGKAVEHIFEGEHGSKDKYRGMVLAQAPILNAWFYITYANDPILYMYELLDDYKEGNLLILPEYNEIPRPDLNLIFKDGLIGKIVEYTQDDGSKRTGKVIGKVEAKPSVYLMKFNDDFHIHVYDLVKNV